In Populus trichocarpa isolate Nisqually-1 chromosome 12, P.trichocarpa_v4.1, whole genome shotgun sequence, a genomic segment contains:
- the LOC7487087 gene encoding uncharacterized protein LOC7487087, protein MVITSPQHDSSSSSSPKRLSPGFLVSISCLMALCAKHASRVSSKLKTANKPTYKNNCSTINKSPRHSPRLPLARPKQLLTQISNKAITLMHRRRKDDRENVDVLLGPDEFGDGGVWQKAILMGDKCQPLDFSGVIYYDGSGKQLNEVPLKSPRASPLPAYLIRPPK, encoded by the coding sequence ATGGTCATAACATCACCACAACACGACTCCAGCTCTAGCTCATCACCAAAGAGGCTATCCCCAGGTTTCCTTGTGTCCATATCATGTCTCATGGCTCTTTGTGCCAAGCATGCAAGCCGTGTCTCAAGCAAGCTCAAAACAGCCAACAAGCCAACCTACAAGAACAACTGCAGCACCATCAACAAGAGCCCAAGACACTCTCCAAGATTGCCACTTGCAAGGCCAAAGCAGCTCTTGACACAAATAAGCAACAAGGCCATCACGTTGATGCATCGCCGGAGAAAGGATGATCGGGAAAACGTTGATGTTCTTCTGGGTCCTGATGAGTTTGGTGATGGTGGTGTCTGGCAAAAGGCTATCTTGATGGGTGATAAGTGTCAGCCATTGGATTTCTCAGGGGTAATTTATTATGATGGTAGTGGGAAGCAGCTCAACGAGGTTCCTCTAAAGTCCCCACGTGCCAGTCCCTTGCCTGCGTACTTGATTCGTCCACCAAAATAG